Proteins from a single region of Aneurinibacillus sp. REN35:
- a CDS encoding tetratricopeptide repeat protein produces MKEKTAGKMRNIVFYVLLSTLFAGVITSIILGEKQDKRFAQDSQLFNQANNELKQGNFSKSESVYNQLITKHSNSYILLWRYALSLSGQGKYKEANQYFLKAREIRPFLLRNPQFLAQYGESLYRSGDYKKAERYLIESQKISIQAGSPSSPVIEAILLDTQKKLK; encoded by the coding sequence ATGAAAGAAAAAACAGCAGGGAAAATGCGTAATATTGTTTTTTACGTGCTTCTTTCCACATTATTTGCTGGAGTTATAACATCGATTATATTAGGGGAGAAGCAAGATAAGAGATTTGCTCAGGATAGTCAACTATTTAACCAAGCAAACAATGAGTTAAAACAAGGTAATTTCTCCAAATCCGAATCAGTATACAATCAACTGATTACAAAACATTCAAACAGTTATATATTGCTTTGGCGATATGCTTTATCATTATCAGGTCAAGGGAAATATAAGGAAGCCAATCAGTACTTTTTAAAGGCAAGGGAAATTCGACCATTTCTTTTGAGAAATCCTCAATTTCTGGCTCAGTATGGTGAAAGTCTTTATAGGTCAGGTGATTATAAGAAAGCAGAAAGATATCTGATAGAAAGTCAAAAAATTAGTATACAAGCAGGTTCTCCTTCTTCCCCAGTGATAGAGGCAATATTGCTCGATACTCAAAAGAAATTAAAGTAG
- a CDS encoding sugar transferase: MTRNSRVKVYKSFFALLDLFLVNAAFILAFRIKFGTQVPDYNWNSYTSVLPWLSIVTLIIFYMFDLYSNWRRKSLYNLIYLIVLAVATLGLSTMALTFWYRGFSFPRSVIVLSMLLQVIFLIMTRMSIWWLAKRRYGLRKVLIIDSDLERGVVFAHKFLSHAAGWFVVHRFLSVKQWRAHTSMIEEVDVVLLSPSLVKDEKAEILSHCARCRKEVLIVPELFELFILDAEPQQIDDMLVLSIQPPGLTPAQLFMKRTFDVVVSGLLLCILSPIMLCLYIVVPLNSKGKAIFKQERMGKNGHRYMIYKFRSMVEGAEKLTGPIFATDKDPRITSFGRFIRATRLDELPQLFNVLKGDMSLVGPRPERQFFIEQFERSIRDYSYRMSVKPGVTGLAQIMAKYSTNTEDKLRFDLMYVRNYSFALDIKILLQTIRVLFQSEQARGISKEYQDEQEVILKQFGYSEVASSQADQKYWKK, translated from the coding sequence ATGACCAGAAATTCAAGAGTAAAAGTTTATAAAAGTTTTTTTGCCCTCCTAGACTTATTTCTAGTCAATGCAGCCTTTATATTGGCTTTTCGGATTAAATTTGGAACACAAGTTCCGGATTATAACTGGAATTCATATACGAGTGTTTTACCATGGCTTTCAATTGTAACACTTATAATTTTTTATATGTTTGATCTTTACTCTAACTGGAGAAGAAAGAGCTTATACAATCTTATCTATCTAATTGTTCTAGCTGTTGCAACGCTTGGTCTCTCCACTATGGCTCTTACTTTTTGGTATCGAGGGTTTTCCTTCCCGAGAAGTGTTATTGTTCTCTCCATGCTCCTTCAAGTTATATTTCTGATTATGACTCGTATGTCGATTTGGTGGCTTGCCAAGCGACGTTATGGTTTACGAAAGGTACTAATCATAGATAGTGACTTAGAAAGAGGCGTCGTTTTTGCCCATAAATTTCTTAGTCATGCTGCAGGGTGGTTTGTTGTTCACAGGTTTCTTTCTGTGAAACAGTGGAGAGCGCATACCAGTATGATTGAAGAGGTTGATGTTGTTCTCTTAAGTCCTTCACTAGTCAAGGATGAAAAAGCTGAAATTTTAAGCCATTGCGCTCGCTGCCGCAAAGAAGTGTTGATTGTTCCAGAACTTTTCGAGCTGTTTATTTTAGATGCAGAACCCCAACAAATTGATGATATGCTTGTACTATCTATTCAACCTCCAGGTCTTACTCCAGCGCAGCTCTTTATGAAACGTACTTTTGATGTTGTGGTTTCAGGCCTTTTACTTTGTATTCTCAGTCCAATTATGCTTTGTTTGTATATTGTTGTCCCGTTAAATTCAAAAGGGAAGGCTATTTTTAAGCAGGAGAGAATGGGTAAAAATGGTCACAGGTACATGATCTATAAATTTCGAAGCATGGTAGAGGGGGCCGAAAAGCTTACAGGTCCTATTTTTGCAACAGATAAAGATCCGCGGATTACTTCTTTTGGGAGATTCATCAGGGCCACACGTCTAGATGAACTTCCACAGCTATTTAATGTGTTAAAAGGTGATATGAGCTTGGTAGGTCCGCGACCCGAACGTCAATTTTTTATTGAGCAATTTGAACGGTCGATTCGGGATTATTCGTATCGTATGTCTGTAAAACCAGGAGTTACAGGCTTAGCTCAAATAATGGCTAAATATAGTACAAATACAGAGGATAAGTTACGATTTGATCTAATGTATGTTCGGAATTATTCTTTTGCCTTAGACATCAAGATTTTACTACAGACTATTCGGGTATTATTTCAAAGTGAACAAGCACGTGGGATAAGTAAAGAGTACCAAGATGAACAAGAAGTAATCTTAAAGCAATTTGGATATTCAGAAGTTGCCTCAAGTCAGGCAGATCAAAAGTATTGGAAAAAGTAA